One genomic window of Haloferax mediterranei ATCC 33500 includes the following:
- a CDS encoding inorganic diphosphatase, translating into MVNLWEDMETGPDAPDEIYAVVECLKGERNKYEYDKDIPGVVLDRVLHSNVHYPSDYGFMPRTYYDDEDPFDVLVLVEDQTFPGCVIEARPVALMKMDDDGEQDDKVIAVPTEDPRYDHIEDLEDIPKQLRDEIDEFFSTYKNLEEGKEVETLGWEDKQAAKDAIEHAMDLYEEHFA; encoded by the coding sequence ATGGTGAATCTCTGGGAAGATATGGAGACCGGCCCCGACGCGCCGGACGAAATCTACGCAGTTGTCGAGTGTCTCAAAGGCGAGCGCAACAAGTACGAGTACGACAAGGACATCCCCGGTGTCGTCCTCGACCGCGTGCTTCACTCCAACGTCCACTACCCCTCCGACTACGGGTTCATGCCGCGGACGTACTACGACGACGAAGACCCCTTCGACGTGCTCGTGCTCGTCGAAGACCAGACGTTCCCCGGTTGCGTCATCGAAGCTCGCCCGGTCGCGCTCATGAAGATGGACGACGACGGCGAGCAGGACGACAAGGTCATCGCCGTCCCCACTGAGGACCCGCGCTACGACCACATCGAGGACCTCGAAGACATCCCGAAGCAGCTCCGCGACGAGATTGACGAGTTCTTCTCGACGTACAAGAACCTCGAGGAGGGCAAGGAAGTCGAGACCCTCGGTTGGGAAGACAAGCAGGCCGCGAAGGACGCCATCGAACACGCGATGGACCTGTACGAAGAGCACTTCGCGTAA
- a CDS encoding PadR family transcriptional regulator, producing MSEAQTIGDESGATRDLTAFQQNILVILAEEPMYGLAIKRHLEEYYDTEVNHGRLYPNLDDLVEMGLVEKSELDKRTNQYELTDTGLEAVLDRFDWMFSKFVTDDERAEMVSELIDAKL from the coding sequence ATGTCAGAGGCACAAACAATTGGCGACGAATCCGGTGCGACTCGGGACCTCACCGCGTTCCAGCAGAATATCCTAGTAATCCTGGCAGAAGAACCAATGTACGGTCTGGCCATCAAGCGCCACCTCGAAGAGTACTACGACACCGAAGTCAACCACGGGCGTCTGTACCCCAATCTCGACGACCTCGTCGAGATGGGTCTCGTCGAGAAGAGCGAACTCGACAAGCGGACGAACCAGTACGAGCTGACCGACACCGGTCTCGAAGCCGTCCTCGACCGCTTCGACTGGATGTTCTCGAAGTTCGTCACCGACGATGAGCGCGCCGAGATGGTCTCGGAACTCATCGACGCGAAGCTGTAA
- a CDS encoding DUF7108 family protein, which translates to MPESELPEDVVEEATRLTRLARDAVDPDEREAYLSARDELVDEHDFLSRVREEDDVLVLHPAEWVDDEGTVVPKQIDDVDRGVEQPLSGTGEEHEWSAIEEHNARLVATVAEKHGEDHAANARAFADFLGNHYVRRIETAGAPEVREFIEEYYPRNAWTTTEQRSILSESLKLLFDAADAEVPEYN; encoded by the coding sequence ATGCCTGAGTCAGAACTCCCCGAAGACGTAGTTGAAGAAGCAACGCGGCTGACTCGTCTGGCCCGCGACGCCGTCGACCCCGACGAGCGCGAGGCATATCTGTCGGCCCGTGATGAACTCGTCGACGAACACGATTTCCTCTCGCGGGTCCGCGAAGAAGATGATGTACTCGTCCTCCACCCCGCGGAATGGGTCGACGACGAGGGAACCGTCGTCCCCAAACAGATTGACGATGTTGACAGAGGCGTCGAACAACCGCTGTCGGGGACCGGCGAGGAACACGAGTGGAGTGCTATCGAAGAACACAATGCCCGCCTCGTCGCTACCGTCGCCGAGAAACATGGAGAGGACCACGCCGCGAACGCGCGTGCGTTCGCCGACTTCCTCGGGAACCACTACGTGCGCCGTATCGAGACGGCTGGCGCTCCCGAGGTGCGTGAGTTCATCGAAGAATATTATCCACGCAATGCGTGGACGACCACTGAACAGCGGTCGATTCTTTCGGAATCGCTCAAGTTGCTCTTCGACGCCGCAGACGCCGAAGTGCCCGAATACAACTGA
- the rnhA gene encoding ribonuclease HI, which translates to MPTVECDPDEARRRLEEAGVSVSPGNTEHERWRADRGDASAVAYDGKVVVQGSRPTDLLALIQPKGGRAHVYFDGASRGNPGPAAIGWAIVTSNGIVAEGSKRIGETTNNRAEYEALIEALSVADEYGYDEVDVRGDSQLIVKQVRGEWKTNDPGLRERRVKARELLERFDRWSLEHVPREINDRADTLANEALDNA; encoded by the coding sequence ATGCCGACCGTCGAGTGCGACCCTGACGAAGCGCGACGACGACTCGAAGAGGCGGGCGTGTCCGTATCGCCCGGCAACACCGAACACGAGCGCTGGCGCGCAGACCGAGGCGACGCCAGCGCGGTCGCATACGACGGGAAAGTCGTCGTACAAGGTTCGAGACCGACAGACTTGCTCGCACTCATCCAACCGAAGGGCGGGAGAGCACACGTGTACTTCGACGGCGCAAGTCGCGGAAACCCGGGACCCGCAGCCATTGGCTGGGCTATCGTAACGAGCAACGGAATCGTCGCCGAGGGGTCGAAACGAATCGGAGAGACGACCAACAACCGCGCCGAGTACGAGGCCCTTATCGAGGCACTCTCGGTCGCGGACGAGTACGGATACGACGAAGTGGACGTTCGCGGCGACTCACAACTCATCGTCAAACAGGTCCGCGGCGAGTGGAAAACCAACGACCCCGGCCTGCGAGAACGCCGCGTGAAGGCTCGTGAACTCCTCGAACGCTTCGACCGGTGGTCGCTGGAGCACGTACCACGAGAGATAAACGACCGCGCGGATACCTTAGCCAACGAGGCCCTCGATAATGCCTGA
- a CDS encoding transcription initiation factor IIB, whose amino-acid sequence MKRPTRQREREHDRTRWGDESQDGETSEDELDLDNLDPEEVVRTADGELIHEETGIIIEEERIDPGPEWRAFNHSERQSKSRVGAPTTQTMHDKGLTTTIDWKDKDAYGRSISSKKRSQMHRLRKWQERIRTKDAGERNLQFALSEIDRMASALGVPRSVREVASVIYRRALNEDLIRGRSIEGVATSALYAACRKEGIPRSLEEISEVSRVERKEIGRTYRYISQELGLEMRPVDPKKYVPRFSSELDLSKEVQSKANEIIETTAEQGLLSGKSPTGFAAAAIYAASLLCNEKKTQREVAEVAQVTEVTIRNRYQEQIEAMGIHT is encoded by the coding sequence ATGAAACGGCCTACCCGCCAGCGGGAGCGTGAGCACGACCGGACTCGATGGGGAGACGAGTCGCAAGACGGCGAGACATCGGAGGACGAGTTAGACCTCGATAACCTCGACCCCGAGGAAGTTGTCCGAACCGCCGACGGCGAGTTGATTCACGAAGAGACTGGTATCATCATCGAAGAAGAGCGTATCGACCCCGGGCCGGAGTGGCGCGCGTTCAATCACTCCGAACGTCAATCGAAGTCCCGCGTGGGCGCGCCGACCACGCAGACGATGCACGACAAGGGGCTAACGACGACTATCGACTGGAAGGACAAAGACGCCTACGGACGGTCAATCTCCTCGAAAAAGCGGTCGCAGATGCACCGCCTGCGGAAGTGGCAAGAGCGCATTCGAACCAAAGACGCTGGCGAGCGTAACCTGCAGTTCGCACTCAGTGAAATCGACCGCATGGCGTCCGCGCTCGGCGTCCCGCGCTCGGTCCGCGAGGTCGCATCTGTCATCTATCGCCGCGCCCTCAACGAGGACCTGATTCGCGGGCGCTCTATCGAGGGTGTCGCCACGTCGGCGCTCTACGCTGCCTGTCGAAAAGAGGGGATTCCACGCTCACTCGAAGAGATTTCCGAGGTATCGCGCGTCGAACGAAAGGAAATCGGACGGACGTACCGCTATATCTCGCAGGAACTCGGGTTGGAGATGCGGCCGGTCGACCCGAAGAAGTACGTCCCGCGTTTTTCGTCGGAACTCGACCTCTCGAAGGAAGTCCAGTCGAAGGCGAACGAGATTATCGAAACGACGGCTGAACAGGGCTTACTCTCCGGCAAGTCGCCGACCGGATTCGCCGCCGCAGCAATCTACGCGGCGTCGCTTCTCTGCAACGAGAAGAAGACCCAACGCGAAGTCGCCGAAGTCGCACAGGTCACTGAAGTCACCATCCGGAACCGCTATCAAGAACAAATCGAGGCGATGGGTATCCACACCTAA
- the nreA gene encoding DNA repair protein NreA codes for MRLDEYMDIERDERAERRRLAEEKSYGILDHLETFQDRFEETVQGDSLYGGVSPSIFVGRSNYPRVSTGILSPVGHDEDAAAFETSAAWYDEGVSINDVFQRRTSLLNSNRGTKVTNVADSWDGFLGTQREVAIADRPVTVEIGLDGKPDLDFDASAADVATPVGPRARARSADLAENPHVPKLVKKTLEDDDWNAQGAMTYLYRRGFDVYDINTILSAGALGQTEQRRLVPTRWSITAVDDTLGQYLRGQVRHAGSIDGVEIYRNEFLGNAFWVILAPGRWEFELVEMKAPGSVWNPDPEAGMYLAADYEGYEGRTGYVNETAGAYHASRLGVLEHLNDRGRQAKALVLRHVSDDYWGPVGVWQVREAIRHAFEGEKAAAETFGDAVSDVEDYLPISLGDLRRKSTMAAGLQTNIFDFS; via the coding sequence ATGCGGCTCGACGAGTACATGGACATCGAGCGGGACGAACGTGCCGAGCGGCGGCGTCTCGCCGAAGAGAAGTCCTACGGCATCCTCGACCATCTCGAAACGTTCCAAGACCGGTTCGAGGAGACGGTTCAGGGCGACTCCCTTTACGGCGGTGTCTCGCCGTCTATCTTCGTCGGCCGGTCGAACTATCCGCGTGTCTCGACGGGTATCCTCTCGCCGGTCGGGCACGACGAGGACGCTGCGGCCTTCGAGACGAGCGCCGCGTGGTACGACGAGGGTGTGAGTATCAACGACGTGTTTCAGCGGCGAACCTCGCTTCTCAACTCGAACCGCGGGACGAAGGTGACGAACGTCGCGGACTCGTGGGATGGTTTTCTCGGGACGCAACGCGAGGTCGCCATCGCCGACCGCCCGGTGACGGTCGAAATCGGACTCGACGGCAAACCGGACCTCGACTTCGACGCGAGCGCAGCCGACGTGGCGACCCCCGTCGGTCCACGCGCTCGCGCCCGCTCGGCCGACCTCGCGGAGAACCCACACGTCCCGAAACTGGTGAAAAAGACGCTCGAAGACGACGACTGGAACGCTCAGGGGGCGATGACGTATCTCTACCGACGCGGCTTCGACGTGTACGACATCAACACCATTCTCTCGGCGGGCGCACTCGGCCAGACCGAACAGCGCCGACTCGTCCCGACGCGGTGGTCCATCACTGCCGTCGACGACACGCTCGGCCAGTACCTCCGAGGACAGGTTCGACACGCCGGTTCCATCGACGGCGTCGAAATCTATCGAAACGAGTTCCTCGGAAACGCCTTCTGGGTTATTCTCGCGCCGGGGCGCTGGGAGTTCGAGTTAGTCGAGATGAAAGCGCCCGGCAGCGTCTGGAACCCCGACCCCGAAGCCGGGATGTACCTCGCCGCCGACTACGAGGGATACGAGGGTCGCACCGGCTACGTGAACGAGACAGCGGGGGCGTACCACGCCTCCCGATTGGGCGTCCTCGAACACCTCAACGACCGAGGGCGGCAGGCGAAGGCGCTCGTCCTCCGGCACGTCTCCGACGACTACTGGGGGCCGGTCGGCGTCTGGCAGGTCCGCGAGGCAATCAGGCATGCGTTCGAGGGCGAGAAAGCCGCCGCCGAGACGTTCGGCGACGCCGTCAGCGACGTGGAAGACTACCTGCCTATCTCGCTCGGCGACCTGCGGCGGAAGTCCACGATGGCCGCCGGACTCCAGACCAATATCTTCGATTTTTCGTGA
- a CDS encoding DUF302 domain-containing protein: MVLPIDPSAIKPEDIGEERVVLHMDHEEAIEHAREAFTAAGFGVATEFSPSEMLNEKVDADRDPYYVLGACNPTMANRALDATDNKLGALFPCNVVIWEEEPGTQVVYHLSIMRVARLVGIAPDNEEMADIVAETGELVDEALANLDGIEA, encoded by the coding sequence ATGGTACTCCCAATCGACCCCAGCGCCATCAAACCGGAAGACATCGGCGAGGAACGCGTCGTTCTCCACATGGACCACGAGGAAGCAATCGAACACGCTCGCGAGGCCTTCACGGCCGCCGGGTTCGGTGTCGCCACCGAATTTTCGCCCTCGGAGATGCTCAACGAGAAGGTCGACGCCGACCGCGACCCCTACTACGTGCTCGGCGCGTGCAACCCGACGATGGCGAACCGCGCCCTCGACGCCACCGACAACAAGTTGGGTGCCCTCTTCCCGTGCAACGTGGTCATCTGGGAGGAAGAACCGGGCACGCAGGTCGTCTACCACCTGAGCATCATGCGTGTCGCCCGCCTCGTCGGTATCGCCCCAGACAACGAGGAGATGGCCGACATCGTCGCCGAGACCGGCGAACTCGTCGACGAAGCGCTCGCCAACCTCGACGGAATCGAAGCGTAA
- a CDS encoding GrpB family protein — translation MSDENTQSSDAGADRFPSLGLARGTVELVPYDPQWRDEYEREVERLHSRLGEEVNGFEHVGSTSVPGLAAKPIVDLIALVPDLGDTNDVARVLEDSGYEERPNDEVPDRRFFARGPPPCRTHYLSVTERGSDCHREQVAFRDALRSDDDLAAEYERRKQALAAVHPDGRDAYTESKSSFVQSVLQKVPQAVDDTK, via the coding sequence ATGAGCGACGAGAACACCCAGTCGTCAGACGCTGGAGCCGACCGGTTCCCGTCGCTCGGTCTCGCCCGCGGAACGGTCGAACTCGTCCCGTACGACCCGCAGTGGCGCGACGAATACGAACGCGAAGTCGAGCGCCTTCACTCTCGTCTGGGAGAAGAAGTAAACGGGTTTGAACACGTTGGAAGTACGTCTGTTCCGGGACTTGCAGCGAAACCCATCGTAGACCTGATTGCCCTTGTTCCCGACCTCGGCGACACCAACGACGTAGCACGGGTTCTCGAGGATTCGGGCTACGAGGAGCGTCCGAACGACGAGGTACCCGACAGACGATTCTTCGCACGCGGACCACCGCCGTGTCGGACCCACTACCTTTCTGTGACCGAACGGGGGAGCGATTGCCACCGTGAGCAGGTAGCGTTTCGTGACGCGTTGCGGTCGGACGATGACCTCGCGGCCGAGTACGAACGGCGCAAGCAGGCGCTCGCAGCAGTACATCCAGACGGGCGAGATGCGTACACCGAATCCAAATCGTCGTTCGTCCAGTCGGTCCTCCAGAAAGTTCCGCAGGCGGTCGATGACACCAAATAA